One Vigna unguiculata cultivar IT97K-499-35 chromosome 11, ASM411807v1, whole genome shotgun sequence DNA window includes the following coding sequences:
- the LOC114169484 gene encoding beta-glucuronosyltransferase GlcAT14A-like yields the protein MRKNAGSHSGRMFSDRKWILPFFASLIISMSLVLTAIFGALSSDSGGEQSPFEIISFKRSENSNGYFVESDIERASNVSVVKREAPRFAYLISGTKGDSHRMMRTLEAVYHPRNQYILHLDLEAPPRERLELANAVKADPVFREVENVRVMSQSNLVTYKGPTMIACTLQAIAILLKESSEWDWFINLSASDYPLMTQDDLLYVFSNLSRNLNFIEHTRIAGWKLNQRARPIIIDPALYLSKKSDLALTTQRRTLPTSFKLFTGSAWVVLTRSFVEYCIWGWDNFPRTMLMYYTNFVSSPEGYFHTVICNTEEFHHTAISHDLHYIAWDTPPKQHPISLTMKDFDKMVKSKALFARKFAKDDPVLDKIDKELLGRTHRFSPGAWCVGTSEGGADPCSVRGNGTMFRPGPGADRLSELLQGLLSKESLSKQCL from the exons ATGAGGAAAAATGCAGGTTCTCATTCAGGAAGGATGTTTAGTGACAGGAAGTGGATTCTCCCTTTTTTTGCAAGTTTGATTATATCTATGAGTCTGGTTCTAACAGCTATTTTTGGGGCACTTAGTTCTGATAGTGGGGGAGAGCAATCACCGTTTGAAATCATTTCTTTCAAGAGATCAGAGAATTCCAATGGATATTTTGTTGAATCAGACATAGAAAGGGCTTCTAATGTTAGTGTGGTGAAAAGGGAGGCACCAAGGTTTGCCTACCTTATATCAGGCACAAAGGGTGATAGTCATAGGATGATGAGGACATTAGAGGCAGTGTACCACCCAAGGAATCAATACATCTTGCATTTAGATCTTGAGGCACCGCCCCGTGAAAGATTGGAATTGGCGAATGCAGTGAAAGCTGATCCAGTTTTTCGTGAGGTGGAGAATGTGCGTGTTATGTCTCAATCCAATTTGGTAACTTATAAGGGTCCTACGATGATTGCTTGCACCCTCCAAGCTATTGCAATTCTATTGAAGGAAAGTTCAGAATGGGACTGGTTTATTAACCTCAGTGCTTCAGATTATCCTCTTATGACACAGGATG ATTTGCTTTATGTTTTCTCGAATCTGTCAAGAAATCTCAATTTCATTGAGCATACACGCATTGCTGGTTGGAAATT GAACCAAAGAGCAAGACCCATCATTATTGATCCTGCCCTTTACTTATCAAAGAAATCTGATTTAGCATTGACCACTCAACGAAGAACCCTTCCCACGTCTTTTAAACTGTTTACTG GTTCAGCTTGGGTTGTACTGACTCGGTCCTTTGTGGAGTACTGTATATGGGGATGGGATAACTTTCCACGGACTATGCTAATGTACTATACAAATTTTGTGTCCTCTCCAGAGGGATACTTTCACACTGTCATTTGTAACACTGAGGAATTCCATCACACCGCGATAAGCCATGATCTTCACTACATTGCTTGGGACACTCCCCCAAAGCAGCACCCCATCTCCTTAACCATGAAGGACTTTGACAAAATGGTTAAAAGCAAGGCACTTTTTGCACGAAAATTTGCTAAGGATGATCCAGTTCTGGACAAGATCGACAAGGAACTTCTGGGGCGCACCCACAGATTTTCACCTGGGGCTTGGTGTGTTGGAACCTCAGAAGGTGGGGCTGACCCTTGTTCTGTTCGTGGCAATGGTACAATGTTTAGGCCAGGCCCTGGTGCTGATAGGCTGAGTGAGCTGCTTCAGGGGCTGTTATCTAAAGAATCTCTAAGCAAGCAGTGTTTGTGA